A genomic window from Thunnus maccoyii chromosome 2, fThuMac1.1, whole genome shotgun sequence includes:
- the LOC121880743 gene encoding uncharacterized protein LOC121880743 has product MFINTLPSNTEKETEEVDDFRASIRHRSPKMANLWWITVTLTFFLSSGCLAAVDQNKLAPLIQQIRNLKGNQITGVYSVAVSMPRDDPYNPQKVPQLTQDNIKQINKYGLYKTGRLAFALKLQHSKVHAESRLLTDLHLVNQKGDMLVIFASDSPCYRHCANPKSNYTIIDKIKAVIRGGEWGNRFTQPLTEDVTSDPGSVCAFSYH; this is encoded by the exons ATGTTCAT CAACACTTTACCTTCAAACACTGAGAAGGAAACAGAAGAAGTGGACGACTTCAGAGCATCCATCAGACATCGTTCTCCAAAG ATGGCCAACCTGTGGTGGATCACTGTAACACTgaccttctttctgtcttctggATGTTTGGCTGCAGTGGACCAGAACAAGCTGGCTCCTCTTATACAACAGATAAGGAATCTCAAGGG GAACCAGATAACTGGAGTGTACAGTGTGGCTGTAAGCATGCCCAGGGATGACCCATATAACCCACAGAAAGTGCCGCAACTAACACAGGACAACATAAAGCAGATTAATAAATATGGATTGTACAAAACTGGCAGACTAGCTTTCGCCCTAAAACTTCAACATAGTAAAGTTCATGCAGAGTCGCGTCTTCTGACAGACTTACATCTGGTAAACCAAAAAGGTGATATGTTGGTCATCTTTGCTAGTGACTCCCCATGTTATCGTCATTGTGCAAATCCAAAGAGCAATTATACTATCATTGACAAGATTAAAGCTGTGATTCGAGGAGGGGAATGGGGGAACcgt TTCACCCAACCACTCACAGAGgatgtgacctctgaccccggCAGTGTTTGTGCCTTCTCTTACCATTGA
- the LOC121883090 gene encoding uncharacterized protein LOC121883090 isoform X1 produces MKSPQMKTQVSQQSSKDMLEKMAGLHWMTVTLAVLLSAGNSLAAVDQNQLRRIVNEILNRFTPSYGNGRNFPMFSVAVSIPYNSDTKMYDIGKVTDDGDKVRKTIVDCEVYTSERMVAATVLRWRNVLRQCPGGRVQWPDVLDKCPRTVKTWADVENWCSGAVKDKRADHAEYRTLQRFNTLVNRKDNKQDLLLFYVLASPCDKRCTSESSRFNILESINQILNWNNYAVVFSDVFKPRDGLIPEDDLRGSLERLGRYRGHLGSVGLNNIFRCNKQQCRSCSSNNEVARFCFSNHP; encoded by the exons ATGAAAAGTcctcaaatgaaaacacaagttTCACAACAGTCTTCAAAGGATATGTTGGAGAAG ATGGCTGGCCTGCACTGGATGACTGTAACACTGGCTGTCTTGCTGTCTGCTGGAAACAGTTTGGCTGCTGTGGACCAGAACCAACTTCGAAGAATTGTAAATGAGATCCTGAACAG GTTTACACCAAGCTACGGGAATGGAAG AAACTTCCCAATGTTTAGTGTGGCTGTAAGCATCCCATACAACAGTGACACCAAAATGTATGATATTGGTAAAGTCACTGACGATGGTGACAAAGTGAGGAAGACAATTGTAGATTGTGAGGTGTATACCAGCGAGAGGATGGTTGCAGCCACAGTTCTTAGATGGCGCAATGTTTTGAGGCAGTGTCCTGGAGGACGTGTGCAATGGCCTGATGTTCTGGATAAGTGTCCGAGAACAGTTAAGACCTGGGCTGATGTTGAGAATTGGTGCTCTGGGGCAGTTAAGGACAAAAGAGCTGATCATGCAGAGTATCGTACTCTACAGCGCTTTAACACCTTGGTCAACCGCAAAGATAACAAgcaggatttgctgcttttctatgTTCTTGCTTCCCCATGTGATAAAAGATGTACAAGTGAATCAAGTCGTTTTAACATCCTCGAAAGCATAAATCAGATTCTGAATTGGAATAAttatgctgttgtgttttctgatgtATTCAAACCCCGTGATGGACTCATACCTGAGGATGATCTACGTGGATCCCTTGAGCGACTTGGGAGATACAGGGGTCACTTAGGGTCAGTTGGTCTGAATAATATATTCCGTTGTAACAAACAAcagtgcaggagctgctccAGCAATAATGAAGTTGCAcggttttgtttttcaaatcaTCCATAA
- the LOC121883090 gene encoding uncharacterized protein LOC121883090 isoform X2: MAGLHWMTVTLAVLLSAGNSLAAVDQNQLRRIVNEILNRFTPSYGNGRNFPMFSVAVSIPYNSDTKMYDIGKVTDDGDKVRKTIVDCEVYTSERMVAATVLRWRNVLRQCPGGRVQWPDVLDKCPRTVKTWADVENWCSGAVKDKRADHAEYRTLQRFNTLVNRKDNKQDLLLFYVLASPCDKRCTSESSRFNILESINQILNWNNYAVVFSDVFKPRDGLIPEDDLRGSLERLGRYRGHLGSVGLNNIFRCNKQQCRSCSSNNEVARFCFSNHP; encoded by the exons ATGGCTGGCCTGCACTGGATGACTGTAACACTGGCTGTCTTGCTGTCTGCTGGAAACAGTTTGGCTGCTGTGGACCAGAACCAACTTCGAAGAATTGTAAATGAGATCCTGAACAG GTTTACACCAAGCTACGGGAATGGAAG AAACTTCCCAATGTTTAGTGTGGCTGTAAGCATCCCATACAACAGTGACACCAAAATGTATGATATTGGTAAAGTCACTGACGATGGTGACAAAGTGAGGAAGACAATTGTAGATTGTGAGGTGTATACCAGCGAGAGGATGGTTGCAGCCACAGTTCTTAGATGGCGCAATGTTTTGAGGCAGTGTCCTGGAGGACGTGTGCAATGGCCTGATGTTCTGGATAAGTGTCCGAGAACAGTTAAGACCTGGGCTGATGTTGAGAATTGGTGCTCTGGGGCAGTTAAGGACAAAAGAGCTGATCATGCAGAGTATCGTACTCTACAGCGCTTTAACACCTTGGTCAACCGCAAAGATAACAAgcaggatttgctgcttttctatgTTCTTGCTTCCCCATGTGATAAAAGATGTACAAGTGAATCAAGTCGTTTTAACATCCTCGAAAGCATAAATCAGATTCTGAATTGGAATAAttatgctgttgtgttttctgatgtATTCAAACCCCGTGATGGACTCATACCTGAGGATGATCTACGTGGATCCCTTGAGCGACTTGGGAGATACAGGGGTCACTTAGGGTCAGTTGGTCTGAATAATATATTCCGTTGTAACAAACAAcagtgcaggagctgctccAGCAATAATGAAGTTGCAcggttttgtttttcaaatcaTCCATAA